In Carya illinoinensis cultivar Pawnee chromosome 6, C.illinoinensisPawnee_v1, whole genome shotgun sequence, a single genomic region encodes these proteins:
- the LOC122314411 gene encoding zinc finger protein SHOOT GRAVITROPISM 5-like has product MLDNAAASGVPSSSDAFASQENGVTKKRKRRPAGTPDPDALVVSLSPKTLLESDRYVCEICNRGFQRDQNLQMHRRRHRVPWKLLKRETQEVRKRVFVCPEPSCLHHDPGHALGDLVGIKKHFKRKHSNHKQWVCEKCSKGYAVQSDYKAHLKTCGTRGHSCDCGRVFSRVESFIEHQDACTVREARPAERQSLQRACSSRTASSTSPSSDTNNFSTTLLPGFLMSKPAEVLPASLSSDKKNQPSTSERNHNLELQLLLSSRALSLRNSDDTCATHLNLSIGSCDGSEKNESNKPTREVRRVKEFAKEELKLAIAEKAYSEETRREAKRQIELAELEFTNAKTIRQNAQAELEKAQLLKDQATKKVSCTMLQMTCQSCKQKFQASMVAAPSEETSHAVSYVSLAMTEGEGE; this is encoded by the exons ATGCTAGACAACGCTGCTGCTTCTGGCGTTCCATCATCTTCTGATGCTTTTGCTTCTCAAGAGAATGGGGtcactaaaaaaagaaaaagaagaccaGCAGGCACACCAG ATCCAGATGCCCTAGTCGTGTCTCTCTCTCCCAAAACATTATTGGAATCTGACCGATATGTGTGTGAGATCTGCAACCGAGGGTTCCAAAGAGACCAAAATTTGCAGATGCATAGACGAAGGCACAGAGTGCCATGGAAATTGCTTAAGAGGGAGACGCAGGAGGTGAGGAAGAGGGTTTTTGTGTGCCCCGAGCCTAGTTGTTTGCACCATGACCCAGGGCACGCTCTTGGGGATCTTGTAGGAATCAAGAAGCATTTCAAAAGGAAGCATAGCAATCACAAGCAGTGGGTGTGTGAGAAATGCTCCAAAGGATATGCTGTTCAATCCGATTACAAGGCCCACCTCAAAACCTGTGGTACTAGAGGCCACTCATGTGATTGTGGTCGTGTGTTTTCCAg GGTAGAGAGTTTCATTGAGCACCAAGACGCTTGCACGGTCCGGGAAGCTCGGCCGGCTGAAAGACAATCGCTTCAACGGGCCTGCTCATCTCGAACAGCATCGAGCACCAGCCCATCAAGCGACACCAATAATTTCAGCACAACCCTGTTACCTGGTTTTCTGATGTCAAAGCCGGCTGAAGTACTACCTGCTTCCTTAAGCTcggataaaaaaaatcaaccatcCACTTCCGAACGTAACCATAATTTGGAACTTCAACTCTTACTTTCATCTAGAGCCCTCTCGTTGCGAAATTCGGATGATACTTGCGCCACCCATTTGAATCTTTCGATCGGTTCATGTGATGGCAGCGagaaaaatgaatcaaataagcCTACTCGGGAAGTCAGGAGGGTAAAAGAATTTGCAAAGGAGGAGCTAAAGTTGGCCATCGCTGAAAAGGCCTACTCAGAGGAAACCAGGCGAGAAGCGAAGCGACAAATTGAGCTAGCTGAACTTGAGTTTACAAACGCCAAGACGATAAGGCAAAATGCGCAGGCCGAGCTCGAAAAGGCACAGTTACTAAAAGATCAAGCAACCAAGAAAGTCAGCTGCACCATGTTGCAAATGACTTGCCAGTCTTGCAAGCAAAAATTCCAGGCATCCATGGTTGCCGCACCGTCCGAGGAGACCTCCCATGCTGTCAGTTATGTGTCGTTGGCCATGACAGAAGGGGAAGGAGAATGA